The following proteins are encoded in a genomic region of Alnus glutinosa chromosome 8, dhAlnGlut1.1, whole genome shotgun sequence:
- the LOC133875843 gene encoding transcription factor bHLH162-like has product MKKNSSGEASKVDRKMVERNRRIQMKDLCFKLGSLIPPHYIKPSKEMLSQLDQLDYAASYIKQLREKIEKLEGRKEQAKAMSLGSNNDMIDTVKNGSKLPIIDLRDMGSSIEVILITGVQKNFLLSEVISILQEEGADVVSSSFSSMGDKVFHTIHAQVKISRVGVETSRVWQRFQDLVYDGSN; this is encoded by the exons atgaagaagaatagCAGCGGCGAGGCATCCAAGGTTGACCGAAAGATGGTGGAGAGAAACCGGAGAATCCAAATGAAAGACCTTTGCTTCAAGCTAGGTTCTCTTATTCCTCCCCACTACATCAAACCCTCCAAG GAGATGCTTTCACAGCTAGATCAGCTTGATTACGCTGCCTCCTACATAAAACAGCTGagggaaaaaatagaaaaattagaGGGTAGGAAGGAACAAGCTAAAGCGATGAGTTTAGGGTCTAACAATGACATGATTGACACGGTGAAGAATGGCTCAAAGTTGCCTATAATTGATTTAAGAGACATGGGTTCCAGTATAGAGGTGATTTTGATTACTGGGGTGCAGAAGAACTTCTTGTTGTCTGAAGTTATAagtattcttcaagaagaaggaGCTGACGTTGTTAGTTCTAGCTTTTCTTCTATGGGTGATAAAGTTTTCCATACAATTCATGCTCAG GTCAAAATTTCTCGAGTCGGAGTTGAGACTTCAAGGGTATGGCAGAGATTTCAGGACTTGGTATATGATGGAAGTAACTGA
- the LOC133875634 gene encoding polygalacturonase 1 beta-like protein 3: MNRMSFLFLFLFVLLISSFNVSHARTSTSSSVLQLNPFTPRAALIRYWNKQISNNLPKPLFLLSKASPLNAANAAVFTKLATQNSLSSHLYSFCSLANLFCSFEDSTPYLNKHDDGRDANFAVYSNNRFANYGSSRQGGVDSFKNYSEGLNNPSDSFKKYSGAATGHSEGFTNYANEANVADSNFTSYGAGATGGSGEFMNYDKLVNVPNLRFTSYDSDANNHKLSFSSYSDETNSGSQAFLNYGKNGNGGPSEFNSYGDNSNTIGSGFTGYGESGNGANDSFKAYGQSGNNPRNNFKSYGGVGNAGIDSFSNYRNGANVGADSFQSYAKNSNSGKVSFASYGKSFNHGNDTFKEYGKGSLGQTTVGFRSYSMDRTFKEYTNKGVTFSEYSNITAVSEGSLPKSGSSVNRWVEPGKFFREATLKEGNVMVMPDIRDRMPRRSFLPPWILSKLPFSSMRLSELKEIFHARESSAMERVLLNALAECERAPSQGENKRCVGSVEGMIDFAVSVLGHNVVVRTTENVSGSKQKVMIGTVKGINGGRVTKSVSCHQSLYPYLLYYCHSVPKVRVYEADILDVESKAKINHGVAICHIDTSTWGPEHGAFVALGSSPGQIEVCHWIFENDMTWAVAD; the protein is encoded by the exons ATGAATAGGATGAGTTTCCTCTTCCTGTTCTTGTTCGTATTACTGATCTCATCTTTCAAT GTTTCTCATGCCAGGACCAGTACAAGCTCTTCGGTACTCCAACTCAACCCATTCACGCCCAGAGCCGCCCTGATCCGCTACTGGAACAAGCAAATCTCCAACAACCTCCCCAAACCACTTTTCCTTCTCTCCAAAGCGTCCCCACTCAACGCGGCCAACGCCGCCGTTTTCACCAAACTCGCCACCCAAAACTCCCTCTCTTCACACCTCTACTCCTTCTGTTCTTTAGCCAACCTGTTCTGTTCCTTCGAAGACTCCACCCCATACCTGAACAAGCACGACGACGGCAGAGACGCCAACTTCGCCGTCTACTCCAACAACCGCTTCGCCAACTACGGCTCGTCCCGGCAAGGCGGGGTTGACTCGTTCAAGAACTACTCGGAAGGCTTGAACAACCCGAGCGACTCGTTCAAGAAGTACAGCGGAGCCGCAACTGGCCACAGCGAAGGGTTCACGAACTACGCGAACGAAGCAAACGTTGCTGACTCCAACTTCACCAGCTACGGCGCCGGTGCCACTGGCGGGTCCGGGGAGTTCATGAACTACGACAAGCTCGTCAACGTCCCCAACCTCCGGTTCACCTCCTATGACTCTGACGCTAACAACCACAAACTCTCTTTCTCAAGCTATAGCGACGAAACCAACTCGGGTTCCCAAGCATTCTTAAACTACGGCAAGAACGGAAACGGTGGCCCTAGCGAGTTCAACAGCTACGGTGACAATTCTAACACTATTGGTTCGGGATTCACTGGCTACGGCGAGTCAG GTAATGGAGCAAACGACTCGTTTAAAGCATACGGTCAGTCGGGCAATAACCCACGTAACAATTTCAAGAGCTATGGCGGTGTAGGGAACGCGGGGATCGATAGCTTCTCAAACTACAGAAATGGAGCAAACGTGGGTGCCGATTCTTTCCAATCTTACGCTAAGAATTCCAACTCTGGGAAAGTGAGTTTTGCAAGCTATGGAAAATCGTTCAACCATGGAAACGACACGTTCAAAGAGTACGGCAAAGGATCATTGGGTCAGACCACGGTAGGGTTCCGATCTTATAGCATGGATCGTACATTCAAAGAATATACCAATAAGGGTGTCACATTTTCTGAGTACAGCAATATCACCGCCGTATCAGAAGGGTCTTTGCCTAAGAGTGGCAGTTCTGTAAATAGATGGGTAGAACCCGGCAAGTTTTTCCGGGAGGCTACTTTGAAGGAAGGGAATGTTATGGTGATGCCCGACATTAGGGACAGAATGCCCAGAAGGTCGTTTTTGCCACCGTGGATTTTGTCGAAACTACCATTCTCGAGCATGCGACTGTCGGAGCTCAAGGAAATTTTCCACGCGCGAGAGAGTTCTGCAATGGAGCGCGTGCTCCTAAACGCGCTGGCTGAGTGCGAGAGGGCTCCGAGCCAGGGTGAGAACAAGCGGTGCGTGGGCTCGGTGGAGGGCATGATCGACTTCGCCGTCTCTGTCCTGGGCCACAATGTGGTCGTGAGGACCACAGAAAACGTGAGCGGGTCAAAGCAAAAGGTGATGATCGGGACGGTCAAAGGGATCAACGGCGGAAGAGTGACAAAATCGGTGTCATGCCACCAGAGTCTGTACCCTTACCTACTGTATTATTGTCACTCTGTGCCGAAAGTTAGGGTGTATGAGGCTGATATTCTTGATGTGGAGAGCAAGGCCAAGATCAACCATGGTGTCGCCATCTGTCATATTGACACATCAACTTGGGGCCCAGAGCACGGGGCTTTCGTGGCACTGGGGTCCAGCCCTGGACAAATTGAAGTGTGCCACTGGATCTTTGAGAACGACATGACGTGGGCGGTTGCTGATTGA